The Erythrolamprus reginae isolate rEryReg1 chromosome 3, rEryReg1.hap1, whole genome shotgun sequence genome contains a region encoding:
- the TPMT gene encoding thiopurine S-methyltransferase — protein MENPSSSSRKEDCNDPELQWERVMTEKDWLKCWETNKIGFHKKEEHKFLKKYLDIFVNGRKELRIFFPLCGKAVEMKWLADMGHHVVGVEISESALKDFFTEQNLSYSEEIVPEIPGAKLLKCTSLNICLYHCNLYDLTSSVTGHFDGIWDRGSLVAINPSERERYAQLILSLMNRMCRCLLVTLWYDARKHKGPPFYVADSEVKSLFGKDCDIQCLEKVYGLEERHKKWGLDYLWEVLYLIILKEPR, from the exons ATGGAAAATCCCTCCAGCTCCTCTAGAAAGGAGGACTGCAATGATCCAGAGTTACAGTGGGAAAGAGTGATGACCGAAAAAGACTGGCTAAAATGCTGGGAAACAAACAAGATTGGATTTCATAAAAAGGAAGAACATAA GTTCCTGAAGAAATACTTGGATATTTTTGTCAATGGCAGGAAGGAATTAAGAATATTTTTTCCACTTTGTGGGAAAGCTGTTGAAATGAAATG GTTAGCTGACATGGGACATCATGTGGTTGGAGTGGAAATTAGTGAAAGTGCATTGAAGGACTTTTTCACAGAACAAAATCTTTCATATTCAGAAGAAATAGTTCCAGAAATCCCTGGAGCTAAATTATTGAAG TGCACATCTCTGAATATTTGCCTCTATCATTGCAATCTGTATGATTTAACCAG CTCTGTCACTGGTCATTTTGATGGGATTTGGGACAGAGGTTCTCTAGTCGCTATTAATCCTTCTGAGAGAGAACG CTATGCCCAGTTGATACTATCACTAATGAACAGAATGTGTCGCTGCCTTCTAGTTACTTTGTGGTACGATGCAAGGAAGCACAAAG GTCCACCATTCTATGTTGCTGATTCAGAGGTGAAAAGTTTATTTG gaaaagACTGCGATATTCAATGTCTTGAAAAAGTCTATGGTTTGGAAGAGAGACATAAGAAGTGGGgtttagattatttatgggagGTTTTATATTTGATCATATTGAAAGAACCAAGATGA
- the NHLRC1 gene encoding E3 ubiquitin-protein ligase NHLRC1, translating into MAAKATDQTEIMTELLDESEDNLLECKVCFEHFNPEKKHRPKNLPCGHVMCLECVTSLANPRNFRLECPFCRRACKASETSDCLPLLHLMEILSPSANRIPIAGRTVGRREAVAAPGSQGFAFRLSFGGWGTLINPTGLAACHSSSCLAVAHDGKKRIKLFSFAGSCIQQFGERGQSGNDLRYPTDVAVTLDGHIVVTDSGDRSVKVFDGDGRGKMVIAESFSLPWGLDTLPENDILLTDSEAGALYCLSADFKKGELKGVKKLHSNLCYPRKVAASPVSGAIAVIEHLMAIGPCYGNTRLKIFNRDLQLIGQVDSFGLNLVFPSKVHASAVTFSKEGQVIVTDTYNQAVFSLGKPEEFPMCTPLITQGLSYPLALTFTSDNSLVVLDGGDHSLKIYTLS; encoded by the coding sequence ATGGCTGCTAAAGCCACTGATCAAACAGAAATCATGACAGAGCTACTGGATGAGTCGGAGGACAATCTGCTTGAATGCAAAGTGTGCTTTGAACATTTTAACCCCGAGAAAAAGCATCGGCCCAAGAACTTGCCATGTGGGCATGTGATGTGCCTGGAGTGTGTCACGTCTCTGGCAAACCCTCGGAATTTCAGGCTGGAGTGCCCTTTCTGTCGCAGGGCTTGCAAAGCTTCGGAGACCAGCGACTGCTTGCCGCTGTTGCACCTGATGGAAATCTTGAGTCCTTCAGCCAACCGGATTCCGATTGCTGGAAGGACAGTAGGGAGAAGGGAGGCTGTGGCTGCCCCTGGATCTCAGGGCTTCGCCTTTCGTCTTTCTTTCGGAGGCTGGGGGACGCTGATCAACCCCACGGGCCTGGCTGCGTGCCACAGCTCCAGCTGTTTAGCAGTGGCCCACGATGGCAAGAAGCGAATCAAGCTGTTTAGCTTCGCCGGCAGCTGCATCCAGCAGTTTGGAGAAAGAGGGCAATCCGGAAACGACCTCAGGTACCCCACTGATGTCGCGGTCACGCTGGATGGTCATATCGTGGTCACGGATAGCGGGGACCGTTCGGTCAAAGTGTTCGATGGTGACGGCAGAGGCAAGATGGTCATCGCGGAGTCCTTCTCTTTGCCGTGGGGTCTTGACACCCTGCCAGAAAACGACATCCTCTTGACCGATTCGGAGGCAGGTGCCCTGTACTGCTTGTCGGCTGACTTTAAAAAGGGGGAACTAAAGGGAGTGAAAAAGTTGCACTCTAACCTGTGCTACCCAAGGAAAGTGGCTGCTTCGCCCGTTTCTGGAGCCATCGCTGTCATCGAACATTTGATGGCCATTGGGCCCTGCTACGGCAATACCAGGCTGAAAATCTTCAACAGGGACTTGCAGCTAATCGGTCAGGTGGACAGTTTTGGCCTGAATCTTGTCTTCCCTTCCAAAGTCCATGCCAGTGCTGTGACCTTTAGCAAGGAAGGGCAAGTAATAGTAACTGATACTTATAACCAAGCCGTTTTCTCTCTCGGAAAACCTGAAGAATTCCCTATGTGTACACCATTGATAACTCAGGGCCTTTCCTACCCTTTGGCGTTAACTTTCACATCTGATAATTCTCTAGTCGTTTTGGATGGGGGTGatcattctttaaaaatatatactctCAGCTAA
- the LOC139164792 gene encoding kinesin-like protein KIF13A — translation MSDTKVKVAVRVRPMNRRELDLNTKCIVEMEGNQTVLHPPPSNNKQGESRIN, via the exons ATGTCGGATACCAAGGTGAAAGTGGCCGTCAGAGTCCGGCCCATGAACAGGCGAG AGTTGGACTTGAATACCAAGTGTATTGTGGAAATGGAAGGGAATCAGACTGTCTTGCATCCTCCGCCTTCAAACAACAAGCAAGGAGAAAGCAG AATAAACTGA